ATGCGGCGCCCAGAGGCCGGCTCCGTTCGCTGAAAAGGATCAGTTGGGCCGCAGCGGCCGTGATTGTACTTACAGCAGGTGCTTATTTTTTCCTTACCATTAACAAGGAAACACCAATTACCGTTGAGCCGGAAGCGATGGCTGCAAAGCCCATCCTTCCCGGCACTAACGGTGCCACACTAACGCTGGCAGACGGAACAGAGGTATCGCTGGACAGTGCCCGCGATGGCGTGATTGCTTCCCAGCAGGGAGCCAATGCCGTACTTGCAAACGGACAACTGAGCTATGCCGGCGGCAAGGCCCCGGCAGAACTGGTGTACAACACACTCAGCACCCCCAAGGGCCGTCAGTTCCATATGACGATGGCCGATGGCTCTAAGATCTGGCTCAATGCAGGCAGCTCCGTTCGATTCCCTGCCGTGTTCGGCAGCAACGAAAGAAAAGTGTACATCACAGGAGAAGTATATTTTGAAGTGGCGCGCAACCAGGCAAGCCCGTTCATTGTGATCGTGAATAACCGCGCTGGCATTGAAGTACTGGGCACCAGTTTCAACGTGAATTCCTACGAGAACGAAGAACAGATGAATACAACACTGGTGGATGGCAGCGTGAAAATCTCTGCCGGTGCAACCAATCAGGCAAATGGCTCAACTGTAGTATTGAAACCAGGTCAGCAGGCCCGTATCAGCAACAGCGGAAACGCAGCATCAGCCGGCATTTCAGTGATCAATGATGTGGATCTGGATAAAGCCGTGGCCTGGAAGAATGGTTATTTCAATTTCGGAAAAGCCAGCCTGAGAGAAGTGATGCGTCAGCTGGAAAGATGGTACGATATAGAAGTGGTGTATGAAAAAGATGTGCCCAATCCGCAATTCATCGGAAAGATGACAAGGAATATCAGCTTACAGGATCTTTTCCAGATCCTCGAAAGCTCGGAAGTGAATTTCAGGATTGAAGGAAAAAAAGTAATTGTAACTAAATAAACTTTTAGATCTGTAAGGTCACTAAAAAGCCGCCTTAGTCTGGTCCACTAAAGCGGCGGAGTCTGGTGATCTGTATTTCGGCTTTCACGAATTAAATAACCAAACAATGCAATGTAAGGAAAAAGCACTAAACCCCTGCCCGGTGCTGGCAGGCGGGTCTGGTCCCCGCTGCCGGGCATTTCAGGTAAACCCTGGAAAAAAAATCTGGTTAATGATGAAATTGACGATGTTTTTCATGCTGGCAGCTGCACTCACTGTGTCTGCCACTACAAAATCACAGACAGTTTCCTTGTCGGGGAAGAACCTTCCCCTGCTCTCGGTTTTCAATACCGTGGAAAAGCAAACAGGCTATGTACTGTTCGCCAACCAGAGCGTATTTGAGAACTCGCGCACTGTAACACTGGATGTGAAGAACATGCCCCTGGATGCATTCCTGAAGCAGGTGCTGAAAGATCAGCCCATCGATTTCTTCATCAAAGACAAAACCATTGTTCTGAAGAAGAAACAGGTCACTGCTGCTCCGGAAACTATCAACTTCCCGGCTCCCGCCCGCGACCCTATTACCGGTAAATTAACCGATTCAACCGGCGCCCCCCTTGCCGGTGCCACAGTAAGCATTCGCGGAAAGGAAACCAAAGTGATGACGGACAACAACGGTCAGTTCACCATCAATGCAGAAGATGGCGATGTACTGCAGATCACGTATGTGGGTTATGAAAATCTCACGTACCGTCTGAAAGCAGGCACCCGTTCCGTATCATTGATGATGGCGCCCAAAGTGACCGATGAAACAGAAGTGGTGGTTACCGCATTCTCTACCGGTTATCAGAACGTGCCCAAAGAAAGAGCTACCGGCTCATTCGAACAGATCGATAATCG
This portion of the Pseudobacter ginsenosidimutans genome encodes:
- a CDS encoding FecR family protein, giving the protein MEQHTASEEECQELINLINSDETGTVIESINAFHSARPVLEPRPDLQSSPWKEGIQEVLQAYKTRENTIPDAAPRGRLRSLKRISWAAAAVIVLTAGAYFFLTINKETPITVEPEAMAAKPILPGTNGATLTLADGTEVSLDSARDGVIASQQGANAVLANGQLSYAGGKAPAELVYNTLSTPKGRQFHMTMADGSKIWLNAGSSVRFPAVFGSNERKVYITGEVYFEVARNQASPFIVIVNNRAGIEVLGTSFNVNSYENEEQMNTTLVDGSVKISAGATNQANGSTVVLKPGQQARISNSGNAASAGISVINDVDLDKAVAWKNGYFNFGKASLREVMRQLERWYDIEVVYEKDVPNPQFIGKMTRNISLQDLFQILESSEVNFRIEGKKVIVTK